Below is a window of Mucilaginibacter ginkgonis DNA.
TTTCTTGTCGGGGGACGCTGTCGCTCGTCAATAACGATACGGGGTATAATAATAACGCCAGGATCAGGCACCAACGAAAATATGAGGTTGTCGCTGGTATATAACAGTGGCGCTTTTAAGACCAGGTGGTCGGTCGACGGGACAAGCTTGGCCAATGAAATAAAGTTATTTACCGCGCTTTGGCAGCAAGGTTCATCAGTGCCTATCGTAGTTTGTCCGGGAAGCAGTTGACGATGCGTGTGTTTAACGGCAGCATGATGGTGTTCATGACTTTCGACAGCTTCGTGATGGTTATCGTGGGACATATGTAAAGCGCAGCTAAACCCGGCAACGGTATTCAGCATAAATATAAAGAGTAACAAAAGCGCTTTACTTTTCATCCTATACAAAACTAAAAAACCATTAGCAATAACATTTATATAATTCCGTCAATATTTTATAGGCTACGAACATTACACTGCTTCCTTTGCAATCTTCTGCATAATGGAATGATCGTCGCCAAATTTGCACAGCGCGTCACAATGCTGCCGAAGGTCAGAAAAGCAAATGTATTTCATTTCCATATTCCCTTGCCGGATCGATGGCCTGGTAAGCTGCATAACAACATCTTTTTCGCGTTGGTCAGGCACCACGAGATATAATACTTCCTCCTTGCTATTCAGGCTGCAACTCAGATCGGTCAGCCGCAGTATCCCGGAATAGATACTTGTGCTTTTCTCCACTTCAAACGCGGCGATGACTTTAGGGGTGCCTTTTTGGAACCAAAGAACGTCGATCAACTTAACGGTGTTCAGTACCTCTTTGTCCAAAACTAACGGGGGGAAGTTGGCCAGCGAAATAAAGGTGAACTTATTTCCGTTCCACTCTTTAGAGCGGTCGTTAGAGGCGGCGATCACATCGTAGCCGAGTGCATGCCCGATCTTTAGCAGATGGAACTGCATTTCATTGTGAAGATGTTCATCGGCAGTTTCCGCACGCTTTTCTTTATGACGTTTTTCAATGAGTTTTTCCAACCGGTTACGCTCGGTCTCTGAAAGGTATTCATCTTTTCCTAAAAGCAGTTTTTGGGTGCCGATCTCAAATAGCAATCCAGAGAACGCACCGGTGTCAAGCGATAATTCATTGCAATGTTGGCGGTTCATGTCCATAATGACCTCCCTGATCTTCAGGTATTCGCCCCAACTGCCTAATTTTTTTTTGTCCTTAAAAAGGTAATTGAACCCATTGATGATCGCGGTATTGAACGGCGGTATCCAGGTGGGGTGCAGGAAATACAGGATACTCGCTACCGCAGGCCCCAGGCCTTTGATCTTAAGCGCATCCAATTTTTCAATCTCTTTAACCACCTGCTCTTCATTTTTTGCATGGATGCAATTTTCCAGGAATTGCCCGAAAGCGATCTTATTCGACTGATTTTCGTAGATATCAGGAATTCTCAATTTGGGCTTCCAGTAAAAGGGATGCGAAGCGCCCTCGAAAACCTGCTTTTGTTCCGTAATGCAGGACAGCACAAATTCCAGGGAACTGCCTTTAAAATCGTTCCCGAAACGCTTGCTTTTGATGTCTTCGATCACTTGCAATACACCCCGCCGGATCGAGCGGAAGGCTTTTAAGCGTTCTTCATTATTGATAAACCAGGTATTGTAAACTGATTCCTGATCATTTTTATACTGATGAATTATAGATAATAAGTGATCGCTCATGTATTAAAAAAAACTAATATACTATAAAAGCGAGAAGATGTTATCTACAGCATTTTTTTACGAAAAGCACTTTAAAAAGCCAGACCAATGTTTTCTTCACTCGACTCATATTCCTATTGATAATTTCCTTTGCGGATATTTATTTTTCCATTCTACTTAGAATCTGCTTCATTTCAGCAATCTCCTTTTCCTGTGCATCAATAATGTCACGGGATAGTTTTTTCACTTCCGGATCTTTGATGTTGGCATGTTTACTGGTCATAATGGCAATGGAATGGTGCGGGATCATCCCTTTCATGTATTGTACGTCACCAATACCGGCCTGTGTACGAACGCCTGTCAGTGCTAACCCAAAAACAGCGACGCTGGAAATAACAATGATCGCATTGAGCTTTTTATTCTGGTACATCATCCGCATCATGGCAAGCATGATGAGAGCCATCGCGCTGATCATGATGAGCGTCATATAAAACCGCGTCATATTAAGATAAATATGGTCAATTTGGTCATCGTCCAGGTACATGATGGCGTACATGACGATGTAGGATGCCAACAGCATCAAGACGAATTTTTTATAATTTCCTTTTTCCATTTTTTGGTAAATTTTGATTAAAGAATTAAATAGCCATTGCCCCGAAACGGGGCAATGGCTGAATTTGTTGATTAAGCGGCAGTTGCCATCTCCTCACAAGCTTCGGCGCATTTGCGGCAAGCTTCCGCACAAGCCTGACAATGCTCCATATCGTGCTTGGCGCATTCATCTCCGCACGCTTTACAAACATCTGCACAGACCCTGCACAAGTGTGCACTGAACCCGCTTCCCAAACTCATGACCTCTGCTGCAGCCCGGCATATTGCCGCGCATTCTAAATCCAATTGGATACAACGGGACATCATCTTAATATCCTCTTCCTGAAGGCATGAAGTTGCACAATGGCTGCAAGCCACTGCACAGGCAACACACTCATCGATACAATCCTGAAATTTTTGATGTGACATAATCATTTGTTTTATAGTTATAAACTTAGTGAATTACATTATTTATTGCCCCTGGCCAATAGCCAGTCCTGGAACTGATCTATTTCCTTCATTTGTGCATCGATAATATTGGTAGCCATCGTTTTCATACGCTGTTCCTGCCCATGCAGAAGTTCGAGACGAGCGTTTTCAATTGCACTTTGATGGTGGCCGATCATTAGAATAGCAAAGTCGTGGTCGATGTCCCCGTTTATGATCTGCAAATCCGCCTGTTTTCCTGCTTTTTTCATGTTATCCATCTGCATGGTATCAAAATCAGGATCGTTGGTATGAGGTGGATGTGAGGCGAGAAAGGCGGTAAGCTGCGTTATTTCTGCTTGTTGGCTGGTCATAATAGATTGGGCCATTTGTTTCATTGTTGCATCGCTGCCACTTTTCAGTTCGAGATTGGCCATATCAATTGCGCCCTGATGGTGCATGCGCATCATCATAGCAAAATCGTTGTCGGGATCTTTCGTCATCTTCATGGTATCCATTTTCGACATCATTTGATGCATAATGCTCATCATCTGATCCTGATCGTGATTCTGAATTTTGATTTCATTGTTGTCTTTCGTACAGGCAGCAAAAAAGCCTGCGATAACCAGTAGCCAGGTCAATTTTATTACGTTTTTCATGGTTTCAGTTTTTAGTTATCCCCTTATTTATTTATGTGATTGCATCCAATGTTCCATTTTACTGATATCACTGGTTTGTTCAGGAATGGATTTTTGAGCCATCGATCGGAGCTTGCCATTTTTTGCATTTGCTAAGATGCTTTTCGCCATTATCAACCCGTCTTTGTGGTGCTTGGTCATCATATCTGCAAATTCATGATCTATGGAAGACATGGACATGTTCCCAGTTTTCATCATCGCCATCATATTGTCACTCATAGCCTTACCCGCACCTGAATTTTTATTGGCCGGATCATAATTTTTATTTCCGCTTTGTAGGGTAGGGATTAATTGATCAAGCTCTGTAACCTCCTTAGTTTGCGCGTCCACTATTTTTTGTGCCAAACTTTTCATTACGGCATCTTTACCCTGCTGCACTTCCACCTTGGCCATGTCAATTGCGCCCATGTGGTGAATTCTGAGCATAGTTGCAAAATCAAGGTCGATATTACCCTTCATCTGCTGAGCATGCATCTCCTTCATCATTTTATTCATTGCTTCCATAAGCGGGTCGCCTTGCATTTGAGCTAACATTGATACATCCGTCGTTGGATAGTAGTGGCTGCTCATTAATCGGCCGTTCATTGCCATTTCGGCGTTCATTCCTGTTGCGCCTAGCGCAAAAAGTGGAATCATTACAATTGATGTTTTCATAGATATTATTGATTATTAAAATTTAATGCGTTTGAATTAGTAAATGACAGTAAGGCCCCCTCCAAAGCCGTACTGGTTATCGTAACTGAGTGATAACGCAAAATATTTGGTGAGCACATACCGCGTATCCATTTGGAATTCCTTGTCAGTATTATAAGACGCACCAAGATAAAGCCTGCTGGAAAGCGGGATGTCTTCCCTGCTCAAAGCAAATCGGAACTTTCCTTTTGAGCTGACGCGTGCATCCGTTTGTATAAATAGCGGCAACAAGTATCTTAAGCCTACAACTGCACTATTTTCACTATACTGTGTGAACCGGCCACCCTTCGTGTTTTTTTCAAAGCTTCCACCGATATAAGCCGCAAGGTATTGCGGGTTATCCAGGTAACGTTCCGCGCGCGGTTCAAATTCGTATCTTCCATCGTAGCTCGCACGGTAGTTTGCATTGAACTCATAACGGGTATTGGAGACAAAGATGCTTCCGGTGTTGGTCTGAGAATGAAAGGACAGCTGCGCCCAGGTGTAAAACTGCCGGTCATCATTAATTACCGGGTTGTTCGGCTGATATTTCGCTACATCAGGGTTACTTGGCGAATCTTCATAACGTACCACCCTTGCCATACCTGACATCATGTGATAAAGTGTGTGGCAATGGAAAAACCAGTCGTGTGCTTCGTCGGCCAGATACTCTATCGTTTGTACCTTCATCGGTTCAATACTCACCGTATGTTTAAGTGGTGCGGAATCGCCTTTAGCATTCAGTACACGAAAAAAATGTCCGTGCAGGTGCATCGGGTGTTCCATCATCGTCGTATTATGAAACACAAAGCGGACAATTTCTCCTTTCCTGATTAGTAACCTGTCTGCTTCTGATAGCGGTTTATTATTGATAAACCAGGTGTAACGTAGCATGCTGCCAGTAAGATATAAATGATAGGTTCGAACAGTGTGTTTTCCTTCAATGGCTGTAGTAGAATTAGCCTCCAGCATATCATAGCTTAGAATTTTTCCTTTCCCGCCTAAACCCAGCAGCATGGATTGGCCGGGCCCCATAGGCGTTCCTTTCCCATCATCTTTCATTTTCATAGCCATCCCACCCATGTTCATATCGTCCATTCCCGGCTGCATGGCCATACCCGGCGTTTTTTCCTTATCTTGCTTTCCATTCTTTGAACTATCGGAGGCCATTCCGGACATTTGATCCATCTTCATTCCGGGCATGTTCATTTTCTGCATATTTTGACGACTGGGATCTTGTCCATTCATCTTCATATTTCCCATCTTCATCATCCCATCACTTTTTGAAAACTCGAGACCGTCGTTTTTTACTTTGGAATTCGGAACGGAGTTCATGGGCATATTCATCATGCCCATCATTTGATTGAAAGTATGGGTAAACCGGTAATAGGGCACTTTTGGAATGTCCGTGGTTTTAAATTCTTTGCCGCTACCAAACCATGCCGAAACTTTTCCGGTAATATCCTGCGCCGTGGCCCGGAATTCATATTTACCGGAGGCAGGTATCTTAATGAGCACGTCATAAGTCTCAGCTGTTCCAATTAAAATTTTATCGACCTGAACTGGCTTTACAGCTAAGCCATCCGCAGCTATCACGGTCATTGACCCGCCTGCATAATTAAGCCAGAAGTAACTGGACGCTGAACCATTAATGATGCGCATCTTCACGGTTTCCCCAGCCTTGAACCGTGTAAAATCCTGATTGCCTTGCCCGTTGGCCAGAAAACGGTCATATTTTACATCCACAAGGTCCATCGCTGGCATACGCATCCAGTCCAGCTTCAATTTGTCGCTCAGGTAACCCTTTTCTATAGCTCCGCCATAGCTCAGTACGCTGCCCCGCTGGATAGAGAACCAGTCGCTGCCCCGCTTAAGCATTCTTAAAACCTCTTTTGGCCGGTAATCGGTCCAATCGGACAACATAAAGACCTGTTCCGGGTAATTATCTTTGCGAACCTGCGGCTGTATCACAATAGGGCCGTATAGGCCAGCCTGCTCGTCTAACTCGGTGTGAGTATGATACCAGTAGGTACCGGTCTGACGGATGGGTATGACGTTCGTAAACGTCGTGCCTGGTTCTATGGGCACGGTACTGATGTAAGGTACGCCATCGTATTTATTGGGTACGAGCAAGCCGTGCCAGTGGATAGATGTTGTAGTTTTTCGGTGGTTATGGATACGGATATAAGCCGTGTCACCTTCCGTAAATCTTAAAACAGGGCCTGGTATCTGGCCGTTAATAGCCAGGGCTTTGACGCGCTTACCGGTGTAGTTAACTATGGTATCGCCGATATTAAGATCATAATATACCCGTTTGCCTGCATGAATAAGGTGATCATTTAGTGTGGATGACGTACTTTTAATGGTATCGCCTGGATTCGCCGGCTGTGCGGTCATCTTCATGCCCGGCATGCTGCCTGTTCCCATACTCATTCCATGTGCTGGCTCAGACATGTCCATATTTTGCATGCTATTTGCAGCGGACTTTTCCGGCATTTTTCTTCCGGGCATTATACCACTATCGGAATGGTTCATTTTCATTCCAATCATGCTACCCACACCTTTCCTGTTCGCCGTTCTTTTCCTCGATCGCTTTTGCGCCGTACTCGCTTTCGTTTTCGGGTTTGTTTGCGAAATTTTTGATTTTTCAGGCTGATTTTTCTGCGATGAATTCATGTTCATACCGGGCATTTCATGTTGTTGGGCATGGGCAACCAAAGTCACGCAGAGATAACTTATTAGGAGTACTGTCTTCAGGTTTTTCATAACAAATGCTTTATACCTTATCTAATGATTTTCTGGGCAGCTGATCGGAGGATTTATACTGGCTCGGCGTTAACCCGGTTATGGTTTTGAACTGTGTGGACAAATGGGCGCTGCTGCTGTAGCCCATTTTCCAGGCGATCTCATTCATGTTGAGTTCACCGTACTCCAGCAGTTCTTTCACTTTTTCGATCTTTTGCTGAATAATGAATTTTTCTATGGTGGTATCCTCGGATTCCGAGAACATCCGGCTGAGGTAGGTATAATCCTTATGAACCTGATCGGACAGGTAATCTGAAAAACTAAGGCGATTGTCGGCAAGGTCGCTGTGATGGACCTTTTCAATGATCAGGTCTTTGATGCGCTGCACAACGCGGTCTTTTTCATTGTCAATCAGTTCGAAGCCAAGCAGCTTCAGAGCGGAGGAAACAGCACTTAATTGAACGGCATCCGGCTCAGGCTGTACATCCGCGCTGCCTAGAGCAATTGCAGTGACGCGGAAACCTAAATTTTCCAGTTGTTGTTTAACGACCATAATGCAGCGGTCGCAAACCATATTTTTAATATATAATGTCATGTTTTAATTCAAGCTAAAGAAAGTGAAGGCAATACTACTTCAGGCCGCAGAAATGCGGCAATGCTTGAATCAGATCAGAAGAGAACGGTATTTAAGAAATAAAGGCTGTACAGCCGACCGCGGCGGCCCCGTGGCGTTTAACCAGGATACTTTAGCCTCATAAATGCCCCGAACAGGCGCTGCTGAATCATAAGGTAAAAAAATCACGGCGACCTGTAATGCGCTCAGTTGAAATTCCAGCGAAGCGGAAGAGTTTTCTTTGATCACATAATTGCCGTGCTGGTTACAGCAACTGCAATCTTTACCTTCACCACAAGATTTTTTGTGTCCATGTTCTTTGTCCTCATGATGGTCGCTATCATGTCCGGCAAGAGATTCTTCATCGTGGCCATCGCCCATATGGTCATCAAGCGCAAGCGCCGTTAATTCGTGGCCCGACTTTTCCAATAAAAATTCGGCACCGCAGTGAACCAGGCATACGAACATACCCGTTGTCAGCAACAGGTAAAACGCAGCCAAGCCGAAGGCACCGAATTTTCTCATTATATTAGATACACAAAAAAGTTACATTTGTTTAAAAGCTACCGTTTTTTCTTAATAGTCAAAGCGCTATTCCTGCCTTTCAGTGCGGCTCTTACAAATATCGGTTTATTTGATGACTTCTGCCTGAAAGCCTTTGGCCTTCAATGCGCTAATCACTTCATTAGGATTCAAACCTTTATTTGTATCTACAGTCAGTACCTTATCAGGGTTAGCCGTATCGACCTCCCATTTTTGTACGCCGTCCAAATTATTAAGTACCGGGGTTACCGTTGCTATGCAGCCACCACATTTGATGGTGGTCTTGAATTTTAGAGTTTCCATTGTTTTTATGCTATATGTTAATTTTTGAATATTTAAGCCGAAGGCTGTTGCTGACCACCGATACAGAACTAAGGGCCATAGCTGCACCCGCGATCATGGGATTAAGCAGGAAGCCGTTGAACGGATACAATATGCCGGCAGCCAGCGGAATGCCGATGAGGTTATAGATAAATGCCCAGAACAGATTTTGCCGAATTGTACGAACAGTGAGCCGGGACAGTTTAAGTGCTTTGGGTATCTGTAAGAGATCGGAAGAGACGAGCGTGATCTTAGCTACATCCATGGCGATGTCCGAACCATGGCCCATTGCTATAGAAAGGTTAGCCTGTGCCAGCGCCTGGCTGTCATTGATGCCATCACCTACCATCGCGACTATTTTGCCCTGGCTTTGCAAGGTCTTCACAAACTCCGCTTTGTCGGCCGGTAAAGCACCTGCAATAATTTCAGTGATACCGGCCTCTTTACCGATATGTGCAGCAGTAACCGCGTGGTCACCGGTGAGCATATAGACCGTGATACCACTGCCTTGTAATTCGGCAATCGCTTGGGCAGAAGTAATTTTCACCCGGTCTTGCAGGGCAACAATCGCCAGTACAGAAAGATGTGAAGCGAAATAGATGACCGTTTTACCCCAACCAGATAGTGCTTCTGCCGCAACACGAAGTTCATCAGGCAAGTTGGTTTTACAGGAATCTACGAGTTTCAGGTTACCGGCATAGAACGGCTGTCCGTCGAACATGCCTTCAATTCCCTGACCGGTGAGACTGTGAAAATAGTTCGACGCTACAGTTCCCGTGTTTTGCTCCTTTAAGTAGGCTACAACTGCTGTCGCAAGTGGATGTTCCGATTGCTGTTCGAGTGATAACAGTATTGCAGCTAAGGGATTTTCTTTACCAGCCGCCTGATTCGCCCAGATCAGGTCTGTTACTACTGGTTTGCCTTCCGTGATCGTCCCTGTCTTATCCAGCACGACTGCATTCACCTGATAACCGATTTCAAGTGCTTCCGCGTCTTTGATCAGGATGCCATTTTCAGCGCCCTTGCCAATACCGACCATTACAGCGGTGGGCGTAGCCAGGCCAAGCGCACAAGGACAGGCGATCACCAGCACCGTCACCATTGCCAAAAGCCCTTGCGTTAAGGCTTGCTGACCGCCGAATAGCAGCCAGGCACCTAATGTTATCAGCGCGATCAGCATTACGACCGGCACGAATATACCTGCAATTTTATCGACCAGTTTTTGAACCGGCGCTTTAGAGCCCTGCGCCTCCTGTACAAGGTTAATGATCTGTCCGAGGAGCGTTTCACTGCCGACTTTTTCAGCACGGAACTGAAAACTGCCTTTTTGATTGATCGTGCCCGCGAAAACCGGGTCGCCGCTTTGCTTTGCTACAGCGACAGGTTCGCCACTGATCATGCTTTCATCGACATAGGAATGACCCTCCTGTACCGTACCATCGACGGGGATCTTTTCACCAGGGCGTACCAGCAACAAGTCACCAACCCTGACTTCTTCTACCGGCATAACCTTTTCACCTGCCGGAGTGATCAGTAAAACAGTCTTTGGCTGGAGTCCGATTAGCTTTTTGATAGCGGAAGACGTGTTGGATTTTGCCCGTTCTTCGAGCAATTTTCCCAGCATGATAAAGACAATGACAACCGAGGCCGCCTCGTAATATACATGCGGGTGCAAGGCCTGCCTGTGCCAGAAATCCGGGTAAACGGTATTGAAGACGCTGAAAAGGAAAGCAATGCCCGTACTCATAGCTACCAGCGTATCCATATTGGCGCGTCCATGCTTTGCCTGTTTCCAGGCCCCGATAAAAAAGTTACGTCCTGCAACAAAAAGCACGGGCGCGGTCAGCAATAACATGATGTAATTGGCATAAGGCATGTCCATATAGAACATACCGATGATCACTACGGGTAAGGTAAGGGCACCAGCCCATAGGATATTTCTCTTTAATGCACGGTAGTGAGTTTCCCGGATTTGTTCCTGCTGTTCTTTACCGTTAGCTGTATCTATGAGCAGGTCGTAACCTACCGACTGTAATGAACGTTTTAACACTTCTGGTGCAACGATTTCAGGGTGAAATTCGACCTTTACGGTTTGCGTTGCAAAGTTCACAGCCGCTTGCTCAACACCGTTTTGTGCGCCGAGCATTGATTCAACGCTTGATGCGCAGCCTGCACAGGTCATGCCGGTAACGGGAAAAGTAATTGTGGTGATCGATTGCGCTGCCATTATTCTTTATTTATGGTACAAAATTACGGGGCCACCGAAAATTTGCGTTACAGGATTATGCGGAAATTTTACAGAATACCGTTTAAGTTTCAGCGTTTGCCACAATTTTACTATTATTGAATATTGGTTGATAGTTTAAACTATTGTCTAAACACCTTGTAAACTTATAACCTCATGGACAATTACTTCCTGGTCAAACAGCCGTATGCCGTAAATGAATTGAAACGGTCAGCGTTGGTAGATTTCGTTAACAAAGGACTGCGGTTCATGCGTACCGGTTACCAGGTTAAACAATTGGATACCAATGTAGATATGAATACGCCTGAACAGCGCATCAATTATTATCACTTATTAGATTCCGTGATCTTCAACGGAGTTGCGGGTGATGTTGTAGAGTTAGGTTGCTTCACAGGTCAATGCGCGCTTATTTTTGAAAAAGTGATTGAATTAAACGCTTCTTCAAAACAGCTTCATTTGTACGACAGCTTTTTCGCCACCTTCACTGTTAAAGGAAGTGTTGAGGAACAACTGAAAGCCAATTTTGAAAAGGCCAAACTGAAGCAGCCCATTGTTCATAAGGGTGATTTTAAAACCACGTTACCGAACGAGTTACCTGCGGAGATCGCGTTTGTTCATATTGATTGCGGTTTTGGTGGCGACAAGTTGGAACACAAAGCGGTGATGCTCCATTGTTTCGAAAGCATTTATCCACGCATGAGCAAGAATGCTATTTGTATCCTGATGGATTATTATGATGCCGAAGCAGGTGCTGAAGGCCTTGATATCAATCCCGGTGTTAAATTGGCCTATGATGAATTTTTTGCGGACAAGCCGGAAAAGATCGTTTGCCTTTGGGGTAACCAATATAACCATGCCTATTTCCGAAAGGCTTAAAGAAAGAACTTTAAGCGAACGCCAATAGCGCTGTGAAACTTTGCTTTGTTCGCCTGCATTCACTCATGCAACGTCATCCGCTGAATCCGCACCGCATTTAAAATGGCCAGCAAAGCGACACCTACATCTGCGATCACTGCTTCCCACAGATTAGCGACACCACCAGCACCAAGAACCAAAACGATGACCTTTACCACCATGGCAATGGTTATGTTTTGCCATACGATCCGTTTAGTAATCCTGCCGATCTCAATCGCGGAGGTAAGTTTAGAAGGCTGATCGTTCTGAATTACAATATCCGCTGTCTCTATCGTCGCATCACTGCCTAAGCCGCCCATCGCAATGCCGGCATCAGCAAGCGCAACTACCGGCGCATCATTCACTCCATCACCGACAAAAGCGATACGACTGCCCGCATTTTTGAACCCTTGTACTTTTTCCACTTTTCCGTCTGGTAACAGATCACCAAAAGCTTTATCGATGCCAAGTGCCTTAGCAACTTTATCTACTACCGCCTGTTTGTCCCCTGATAACATGACGGTCTGCAATTTTAAAGCATGCATTCGCTCAATTGCCTCTTTTGCATCTTCCTTAATTTCGTCAGCAATCGTGATATAACCCGCATATTTATCATCAACGGCCAGTACCACAACGGTGTCAACCAAATTATCTACGTCAGCAGGATAACTTATATTAAACTTTTTGAGCAGCTTGGCATTCCCGGCAAGTACCGTTTTGCCGTTAACTGTTCCCTTCAAACCATGACCTGATATTTCTTCGACGTTTTCTGCCTTTAATTGACCTTCCTGCTGACCTGCATATTCAACGACGGCTTTGGCAATAGGGTGTGTAGAATTGGCTTCGATAGCAGCGGCGGTTCTGATCAGTTCATTCTTATCAAAATTCTCGGTAACAACTTCCTGTACTTTAAACACGCCTTTAGTAAGTGTGCCGGTCTTGTCCATAATGACGGTGTTGATCTTGGTCATTACGTCCAGGAAGTTCGAGCCTTTGAATAAAATACCATTTCTTGAAGCCAGCCCAATGCCTCCAAAATAGCCCAATGGGATGGAAACCACCAGCGCACAAGGGCAGCTGATCACTAAAAACACCAATGCCCGATAAAACCATTGATGAAAGTTATAAGGGTCTGTAAAAAAGTAGGGTGCAAAGCATACCAACAAGGCCAGTGCAAAGACTATCGGTGTATAAATTTTAGCAAAGCGGCTGATAAAAAGCTGCGTTTGAGATTTACGGGCGGTCGCATCCTGCACCATTTCCAGTATCTGGCTGAGCTTACTGTCTTTAAACAGCGCCTTGACCTGTACCTCGCTCACTTTGTCCAAATTGATCATACCCGCAAGTACCTTTTCGCCCTTACGTTTAGTATCCGGTTTACTCTCACCGGTCAAGGCTGCGGTGTTGAAACTGGCGGCATCTGAATAAAGTTCACCATCCAGCGCAACTTTTTCACCTGCTTTCACTTGAATGACCTCATCCACCTTAACAGTTTTCGGGTCTGTTTCAGTTGGCTTACCGCCACGCATAACAGTTACCTTATCCGGCCTGATATCCAACAACGCCTTAATGCTTTTCTTTGCTTTATTCACGGCAGCATCCTGAAACCATTCGCCTATGGAATAGAAAACCATTACGGCAAC
It encodes the following:
- a CDS encoding heavy metal translocating P-type ATPase; the encoded protein is MAAQSITTITFPVTGMTCAGCASSVESMLGAQNGVEQAAVNFATQTVKVEFHPEIVAPEVLKRSLQSVGYDLLIDTANGKEQQEQIRETHYRALKRNILWAGALTLPVVIIGMFYMDMPYANYIMLLLTAPVLFVAGRNFFIGAWKQAKHGRANMDTLVAMSTGIAFLFSVFNTVYPDFWHRQALHPHVYYEAASVVIVFIMLGKLLEERAKSNTSSAIKKLIGLQPKTVLLITPAGEKVMPVEEVRVGDLLLVRPGEKIPVDGTVQEGHSYVDESMISGEPVAVAKQSGDPVFAGTINQKGSFQFRAEKVGSETLLGQIINLVQEAQGSKAPVQKLVDKIAGIFVPVVMLIALITLGAWLLFGGQQALTQGLLAMVTVLVIACPCALGLATPTAVMVGIGKGAENGILIKDAEALEIGYQVNAVVLDKTGTITEGKPVVTDLIWANQAAGKENPLAAILLSLEQQSEHPLATAVVAYLKEQNTGTVASNYFHSLTGQGIEGMFDGQPFYAGNLKLVDSCKTNLPDELRVAAEALSGWGKTVIYFASHLSVLAIVALQDRVKITSAQAIAELQGSGITVYMLTGDHAVTAAHIGKEAGITEIIAGALPADKAEFVKTLQSQGKIVAMVGDGINDSQALAQANLSIAMGHGSDIAMDVAKITLVSSDLLQIPKALKLSRLTVRTIRQNLFWAFIYNLIGIPLAAGILYPFNGFLLNPMIAGAAMALSSVSVVSNSLRLKYSKINI
- a CDS encoding TylF/MycF/NovP-related O-methyltransferase, with protein sequence MDNYFLVKQPYAVNELKRSALVDFVNKGLRFMRTGYQVKQLDTNVDMNTPEQRINYYHLLDSVIFNGVAGDVVELGCFTGQCALIFEKVIELNASSKQLHLYDSFFATFTVKGSVEEQLKANFEKAKLKQPIVHKGDFKTTLPNELPAEIAFVHIDCGFGGDKLEHKAVMLHCFESIYPRMSKNAICILMDYYDAEAGAEGLDINPGVKLAYDEFFADKPEKIVCLWGNQYNHAYFRKA
- a CDS encoding heavy metal translocating P-type ATPase, yielding MKEEQENQVRQEQFKSDEHLANTSGAEKEAHEADQHAASEHDHDDEDESLDLTKAPAEEETWLSHWPLLTALLILIVMLTLEYGFKYQPPFPVNLIIFLIAFGLAGYNVLAMAWRKAKHFDFFNEFFLMSVATIGAFSIGSYSEGVAVMVFYSIGEWFQDAAVNKAKKSIKALLDIRPDKVTVMRGGKPTETDPKTVKVDEVIQVKAGEKVALDGELYSDAASFNTAALTGESKPDTKRKGEKVLAGMINLDKVSEVQVKALFKDSKLSQILEMVQDATARKSQTQLFISRFAKIYTPIVFALALLVCFAPYFFTDPYNFHQWFYRALVFLVISCPCALVVSIPLGYFGGIGLASRNGILFKGSNFLDVMTKINTVIMDKTGTLTKGVFKVQEVVTENFDKNELIRTAAAIEANSTHPIAKAVVEYAGQQEGQLKAENVEEISGHGLKGTVNGKTVLAGNAKLLKKFNISYPADVDNLVDTVVVLAVDDKYAGYITIADEIKEDAKEAIERMHALKLQTVMLSGDKQAVVDKVAKALGIDKAFGDLLPDGKVEKVQGFKNAGSRIAFVGDGVNDAPVVALADAGIAMGGLGSDATIETADIVIQNDQPSKLTSAIEIGRITKRIVWQNITIAMVVKVIVLVLGAGGVANLWEAVIADVGVALLAILNAVRIQRMTLHE